The proteins below come from a single Micropterus dolomieu isolate WLL.071019.BEF.003 ecotype Adirondacks linkage group LG05, ASM2129224v1, whole genome shotgun sequence genomic window:
- the LOC123971296 gene encoding uncharacterized protein LOC123971296, giving the protein MKVHLFGAASSPSCANYALRRTADDNAEHFPPEVVSTVKNNFYVDDCLRSMASEEEARKMIQDLTALCQKGGFTLSKWVSNSRAVLRSVSEVHRAKDMMELDLDTDQLPVERTLVQWYVETDQFGFKASVQEQPRTRRGILSVVSSLYDPLGFLAPFSMMAKLLLQELCKRNLGWDEVIPHVLTKQWAGWLEDLHKVARFKIDRCIKPNDFGNPLTIQLHHFSDASEVGYGAVSYLRLERDNKVHVAFMMGKARVAPLKQTTIPRLELTAAVLAVRVDRMLRKELQLRLEKSVFWTDSTTVLKYISNENRRFYTFVANRIAVIREATDIDQWRYVGTKENPADEASRGMRAEDLLNGRRWIMGPDFLYKSKEGWPKLDEDLQWV; this is encoded by the exons ATGAAGGTACATCTATTTGGAGCTGCATCATCGCCAAGCTGTGCCAATTATGCCTTAAGGAGAACTGCAGATGACAACGCAGAACACTTCCCTCCAGAAGTTGTGAGTACAgtgaaaaacaatttttatGTTGATGATTGCCTCCGTTCAATGGCCTCAGAAGAGGAAGCTAGGAAAATGATCCAGGATTTAACTGCACTCTGTCAGAAGGGAGGATTCACTCTGTCAAAATGGGTCAGCAATAGTCGTGCAGTGTTGCGCTCTGTCAGTGAAGTCCACAGAGCAAAAGACATGATGGAGCTGGATTTGGATACAGATCAACTTCCTGTTGAACGTACATTAGTACAGTGGTACGTTGAGACTGATCAATTTGGATTTAAGGCCTCAGTACAAGAGCAACCACGGACGAGAAGAGGAATTCTTTCGGTGGTCAGCTCCCTTTATGACCCATTGGGCTTCCTTGCTCCATTCAGCATGATGGCAAAGTTGTTACTGCAGGAACTCTGTAAAAGAAACCTAGGATGGGACGAAGTTATTCCCCATGTTCTCACTAAGCAATGGGCTGGCTGGTTGGAAGATCTCCACAAGGTGGCAAGGTTCAAGATTGATCGTTGCATTAAGCCTAATGACTTTGGCAACCCTCTCACTATACAGCTTCATCACTTCTCTGATGCCAGCGAGGTTGGGTATGGAGCTGTCTCTTACTTAAGACTGGAAAGGGACAATAAAGTGCATGTTGCATTTATGATGGGGAAGGCCAGAGTTGCTCCACTGAAGCAGACAACAATTCCTCGCCTAGAGCTAACAGCTGCAGTCCTTGCTGTCAGAGTAGACCGCATGCTACGGAAGGAGTTGCAACTTAGGCTGGAGAAGTCAGTTTTCTGGACGGACAGCACAACAGTCCTTAAATATATATCAAATGAAAACCGGCGATTCTATACCTTTGTGGCCAACCGAATTGCAGTCATCAGGGAGGCAACTGATATTGATCAGTGGAGATATGTGGGGACAAAGGAAAACCCAGCAGATGAAGCGTCAAGAGGAATGAGGGCAGAAGATCTCCTGAATGGAAGGAGATGGATAATGGGACCTGATTTCCTTTACAAGTCCAAGGAAGGGTGGCCTAAATTAGATGAAGACCTTCAG tggGTGTAG